One genomic window of Methanosarcina acetivorans C2A includes the following:
- a CDS encoding PKD domain-containing protein → MKLTRKKFTGNLLRSLAVLLLFSLVVCTAAGEELYFEPQEAVFSDTGSVASLSLYLDQAPSGLAGYKLNLSISDPSVAQITGVEFPSWSGINNSSSLPADLVQIKAVDLEEKINAGDLDVFLGTVTVESLASGEANLTVSVDRLDDDSENTISVTVREAKLTSGTTSENPVVSILPAESTLSSGASQVFEIRADKFTEGISGYDFNLTLENPAVGKFTSVEYPSWVGLSENSSMPNTSIKVKAVDTNDVVKAGDENVLLANVTFVAETPGESEISLTFNRLDDDSGSNINAATEASSIKVQGSSTLPVAKFTATPTSGDSPLTVQFTDESTGSPTAWAWDFDNDGNVDSTEQNPSYTYSDAGIYTVKLTVSNENGSDVLEILEMITVKETVVSEDAWYQFHKDAQHSGYSSSDAPDSANLAWIAEPLNNTYSLVPSSSVVIAEGMVFGLCNGPVDEYGNPLTSEGQLVAFDEETGEEIWNVTVMAPEWGSWSCPAYDDGKVFASAGKNTYCVNASTGDIIWTFQNPSELASCNGGPSIGDGKVFASDWDGGNYYCLDENTGELLWTFKIDGLYAQSTPAYKDDRVYLSGWTTVNAVYCVNATTGELIWENEELSSNPCGSITVTEEGLYLSIYSFGTEDGFYKLDLTDGHEIWGRPDIPPTDSTPAVVNGKVYLSAGTAGYSDLNTYCLNASDGKTIWVTDSSENIGDWVCSPAVADGKVFTGGAAEGLFTGSSTLYAFDAETGAVIWSYKGCGGSPAVADDMVFSTGSGKLYAFKEAEVLLPEAKFSSNVSSGEAPLTVGFTDESTGEGITAWEWDFDNDGNVDSTEQNPVHTYDNAGSYTVNLTVTSAEGSDSEVKMDYINVSESSTPGEPEPVAAFIANVTSGTAPLTVNFTDQSTGSPTSWEWDFDNDGNVDSTEQNPVHTYTAAGNYTVSLTVTNAEGSDSEVKADYITVSEASTPVEPEPVAAFTADVTSGTAPLTVNFTDQSTGSPTAWAWDFDNDGNVDSTEQNPSYTYNDAGSYTVNLTVTNAEGSNSEVKTEYITVEEASSGSQNGSSSVSLNVTIVPVISLEVSPSALDFGELYPGKTSELQYLTLKNRGSCDINVTAVVCDCSAEDELFSQGLLLDSQLWNNYWKVVGKNSQENTSVALQVPADYAGSGNKKGSITFWAEAAE, encoded by the coding sequence ATGAAACTAACAAGAAAAAAGTTTACAGGAAACTTACTGAGGAGCCTTGCAGTCCTTCTGCTGTTCAGCCTTGTTGTGTGTACGGCTGCCGGTGAAGAACTCTATTTTGAGCCCCAAGAGGCTGTTTTTTCAGATACCGGCTCCGTAGCAAGTCTGAGCCTTTATCTTGATCAAGCGCCTTCCGGGCTTGCAGGATACAAACTTAATCTCAGTATAAGCGATCCTTCAGTTGCCCAGATAACGGGAGTGGAGTTCCCCTCCTGGTCAGGCATAAATAATAGTTCAAGTCTTCCGGCGGATTTGGTCCAGATCAAAGCTGTTGATCTGGAAGAAAAAATAAATGCAGGAGATTTAGATGTCTTTTTAGGTACGGTAACTGTAGAATCCCTCGCTTCCGGGGAAGCAAATCTCACCGTATCCGTTGACCGGTTGGATGATGACTCCGAAAATACGATCTCTGTCACCGTCCGGGAAGCAAAACTGACTTCTGGAACGACTTCCGAGAACCCGGTTGTTTCTATTCTTCCGGCAGAATCTACCCTTTCTTCGGGCGCATCCCAGGTCTTTGAGATCAGGGCGGATAAATTCACAGAAGGTATTTCTGGCTATGACTTTAACCTCACCCTCGAGAATCCGGCTGTTGGAAAGTTCACGAGTGTGGAGTATCCCTCCTGGGTTGGTCTTTCGGAAAACTCCAGTATGCCCAATACTTCGATAAAAGTAAAAGCGGTGGATACTAACGACGTTGTTAAGGCTGGTGATGAAAACGTTCTCCTGGCAAATGTCACTTTTGTGGCTGAAACTCCGGGGGAAAGTGAAATATCTCTTACTTTCAACCGCCTGGATGACGATTCAGGCAGTAACATAAACGCCGCCACTGAAGCATCAAGTATTAAGGTTCAGGGTTCTTCAACTCTGCCTGTCGCCAAATTCACTGCAACTCCTACTTCCGGAGATTCCCCCCTGACTGTCCAGTTCACTGATGAGTCTACCGGCTCGCCTACTGCCTGGGCATGGGACTTTGACAATGACGGAAATGTGGACTCTACAGAGCAGAACCCGAGTTACACTTATTCCGATGCAGGCATCTATACCGTTAAACTGACTGTCAGCAACGAAAACGGTAGTGATGTCCTGGAAATTCTGGAAATGATCACAGTTAAAGAAACTGTAGTTTCCGAGGATGCCTGGTACCAGTTCCACAAAGACGCACAGCACAGCGGATATAGTAGCTCTGATGCTCCTGACAGCGCTAACCTTGCCTGGATTGCCGAGCCTCTTAATAATACGTATTCCCTTGTTCCGAGTTCAAGCGTGGTTATTGCCGAAGGAATGGTCTTCGGACTCTGCAACGGCCCTGTCGACGAATATGGTAACCCTCTGACTTCAGAAGGCCAGCTTGTTGCCTTTGACGAGGAAACAGGAGAAGAAATCTGGAATGTAACCGTAATGGCGCCAGAATGGGGTTCATGGTCATGTCCTGCTTACGATGATGGAAAGGTTTTCGCATCTGCAGGGAAAAACACTTACTGTGTAAATGCTTCCACCGGAGATATCATCTGGACATTCCAGAACCCGAGTGAACTTGCATCATGTAACGGCGGCCCTTCAATAGGAGATGGAAAGGTATTTGCCAGCGACTGGGACGGAGGAAATTATTACTGTCTTGATGAAAACACGGGAGAACTTCTGTGGACTTTCAAGATAGATGGGCTCTATGCACAGTCTACTCCTGCTTACAAAGATGACAGGGTATATCTTTCAGGATGGACTACCGTAAATGCAGTCTACTGCGTAAATGCAACCACTGGAGAACTGATATGGGAAAATGAAGAGTTATCAAGCAACCCGTGCGGGTCCATAACAGTTACCGAGGAAGGGCTCTACCTTTCTATTTACAGTTTCGGGACAGAGGATGGGTTCTACAAGCTTGACCTGACCGACGGACATGAAATATGGGGAAGACCCGATATACCCCCTACGGATTCAACACCAGCTGTGGTAAATGGAAAAGTCTATTTGTCGGCGGGTACGGCAGGATACAGTGACCTCAATACCTATTGCCTGAATGCCTCTGACGGGAAAACAATATGGGTAACTGATTCTTCTGAGAATATAGGAGACTGGGTATGTTCACCTGCTGTTGCGGATGGAAAAGTCTTTACAGGAGGGGCAGCTGAAGGACTCTTTACTGGCTCTTCAACACTCTATGCTTTTGATGCAGAAACAGGAGCAGTGATCTGGAGTTATAAAGGCTGTGGAGGCTCACCGGCAGTTGCAGACGATATGGTATTCAGTACAGGAAGCGGAAAACTTTACGCTTTCAAGGAAGCAGAAGTACTTCTCCCTGAAGCAAAATTCAGCTCCAATGTAAGTTCAGGAGAAGCACCCCTGACTGTCGGCTTCACCGACGAATCAACTGGAGAAGGCATCACAGCCTGGGAATGGGACTTTGACAACGACGGAAACGTGGATTCCACAGAGCAGAACCCGGTCCATACTTATGACAATGCAGGCAGTTACACTGTCAACCTCACCGTGACCAGTGCAGAGGGAAGCGACTCTGAAGTAAAGATGGACTATATCAATGTTTCTGAGTCCTCAACACCTGGAGAGCCTGAACCAGTTGCTGCTTTCATTGCAAATGTGACTAGTGGCACTGCTCCTCTAACCGTTAATTTCACGGACCAGTCCACAGGTTCACCTACTTCATGGGAATGGGACTTTGACAACGACGGAAATGTGGATTCCACAGAGCAGAACCCGGTCCATACTTACACTGCCGCAGGTAATTACACCGTTAGCCTCACGGTTACAAACGCAGAGGGAAGCGACTCTGAAGTAAAAGCTGATTATATCACTGTTTCTGAGGCCTCAACACCTGTAGAACCTGAACCAGTTGCTGCTTTCACTGCGGATGTAACGAGTGGTACTGCTCCTCTAACCGTTAATTTCACGGACCAATCCACAGGTTCACCTACTGCCTGGGCATGGGACTTTGACAACGACGGAAATGTGGATTCCACAGAGCAGAACCCGAGCTACACTTATAACGATGCAGGCAGCTACACCGTGAACCTCACAGTTACAAACGCAGAGGGAAGCAATTCCGAAGTGAAGACTGAGTATATCACGGTTGAGGAAGCTTCTTCAGGGAGCCAGAACGGGTCATCAAGTGTGTCCCTGAATGTAACCATTGTTCCAGTGATTTCCCTTGAGGTCTCTCCTTCAGCCCTGGATTTCGGGGAACTGTACCCTGGAAAAACCAGTGAGCTCCAGTATCTAACTCTCAAAAACAGAGGGAGCTGTGACATAAATGTTACAGCCGTAGTCTGCGACTGCTCTGCTGAAGATGAGCTTTTCAGCCAGGGACTGCTACTGGACTCTCAGCTATGGAATAATTACTGGAAAGTAGTAGGAAAGAACAGTCAGGAAAACACTTCAGTAGCTCTGCAGGTTCCGGCTGATTATGCCGGTTCCGGAAACAAAAAAGGGAGTATAACCTTCTGGGCGGAAGCAGCCGAATAA
- a CDS encoding PKD domain-containing protein, with protein sequence MKKMKSKIPVLCTILLLMMAITPASATTSDWLLDGGSSGGEVTPVANFSAEVISGTVPLTVNFTDESTGAESWAWDLDGDGILDSTEQNPVHTYTTAGEYSVNLTVTSFNSSDSEIKTGYITVMADGSSGGESGETPVAVAPVPDSSDTAMFKNNLYHTGVTSQAGPIDDPDLVWSAHTGYMNTDPLVLDDLLVSVCSHNISVHNRTTGEYIWNTVTSGENLGPACYGNGKIFYPESSRGKLSAYDIRNGELLWNITGLGGSYSQLNTPVVYEDHRIYFGTCYGNPSAYYCYYDNGTQCWSYEGGGYYWAGAAVIGDYLVFGGEDMNLTSLNKNTGELVDEINVSAVFSIPNSGSQIQSSVSYDENSSRCYFTTTSGSCCVIGFDKSTGKFVRTDKASHSIGPSTSTPAIYNGRLYVGVGKMFKSGGEPCLFCLNASDLSEIWKYTANGIIQSSPTVSTYYENSTGDIYIYFTTNVKNGTVYCLRDNASNTDAMEVWHWTPPESMQQYVLGGAVIKQGYLFFGNNEWKGVAGCTFALKRSDFGPVVADFSAENTFGKAPLNVSFTDESTGYGINEWLWDFGDNTTSNETNPYHIYEKNGLYTVSLTVTGSGESNTSTRTGLVNVTDQITPVADFSYSVSGTQSPVSVEFTDTSDNINSATTWSWDFGDNTTSNLQNPTHQYAEEGTYSVTFTVSSQYENNTVKKSGIIVVEPWNVPEWATNDSWPQFQKDAQHSGFSEGSAPSTATRLWVSDDIGAVRSSSVAVAGGRIFVNCNDNDTGISVIRSLSQQTGAILADHGKADGGGFYGSWSSPVYDDGKVWCGLNNYPEGTTYNSVNGGTMVADGKVFSSNWNGNQYFCFEESTGEELWNFSAPVSSYAQSCPAYKDGKIYVLYWHGFSGDGENLVYCLNASTGEAIWKHANISSNPCGSPMISDDAVYFTTYNPEGESAQLYALSITDGSVLWSNTSITGTDSTPAYAYGNIYVSSGYSRYITYCFNATTGEPVWETDPEDNIGFWTCSPAVADGKVYVGTGGSGIVCLDASTGELIWQDEGGGSTPAIVDGVVYSVGKDGKVYAYSSSQSVADFTANPISGEAPLTVNFTDQSNGAESWAWDFDSDGNVDSTEQNPVHTYTAAGNYTVNLTVTNAEGSDSEVKTEYITVEEASSGSQNGSSSVSLNVTIVPVISLEVSPSALEFGELYPGKTSELQYLTLKNRGSCDVNVTAVVCDSSAGDELFSQGLLLDSQLWNNYWKVVGGNSQENTSVALQVPADYAGSGNKKGTITFWAEAAK encoded by the coding sequence ATGAAAAAAATGAAAAGTAAAATACCCGTTCTTTGCACAATACTTCTTCTGATGATGGCAATAACCCCGGCATCTGCAACGACTTCCGACTGGCTATTAGACGGAGGCTCATCAGGAGGGGAAGTCACCCCGGTTGCTAATTTCAGTGCAGAAGTTATTTCCGGTACCGTCCCACTGACTGTAAATTTCACCGACGAGTCCACAGGGGCTGAAAGCTGGGCCTGGGACTTAGATGGCGACGGAATCTTAGACTCCACGGAACAGAACCCTGTCCACACCTATACAACCGCCGGGGAATATTCGGTAAACCTGACGGTGACCAGCTTCAACAGCAGCGATTCGGAGATTAAAACCGGTTATATCACTGTGATGGCCGACGGATCTTCCGGTGGAGAAAGTGGTGAAACACCTGTTGCAGTCGCACCTGTGCCTGATTCATCTGATACGGCGATGTTCAAGAACAACCTCTATCACACCGGGGTTACATCGCAGGCGGGTCCTATTGATGACCCTGACCTGGTATGGTCTGCGCACACGGGGTACATGAATACGGACCCCCTTGTCTTAGATGATCTTTTAGTATCCGTGTGTAGCCACAATATAAGTGTCCATAACCGCACGACGGGAGAATATATCTGGAACACCGTTACATCCGGAGAGAATCTTGGGCCTGCGTGCTACGGTAACGGGAAGATATTCTACCCTGAAAGTTCCAGGGGAAAACTCTCTGCATATGATATTAGAAACGGGGAGCTTTTATGGAATATAACAGGACTTGGGGGTTCTTATTCACAGTTAAACACCCCCGTGGTATACGAAGACCACCGGATCTATTTTGGAACATGTTATGGGAACCCATCCGCTTATTATTGTTACTATGACAACGGAACCCAGTGCTGGAGTTATGAAGGAGGCGGGTATTACTGGGCAGGAGCTGCAGTAATCGGCGATTACCTTGTATTCGGAGGGGAGGATATGAACCTGACATCCCTCAACAAGAATACGGGTGAGCTTGTGGATGAGATTAACGTCTCCGCTGTCTTCTCGATACCGAATAGCGGAAGCCAGATCCAGTCGTCGGTGTCATATGATGAAAACAGCAGTCGCTGTTACTTCACGACGACTTCCGGATCTTGCTGTGTGATAGGGTTTGATAAAAGCACAGGGAAATTTGTCAGGACCGATAAGGCTTCACATAGTATAGGGCCAAGCACTTCGACTCCAGCCATATATAATGGACGGCTCTATGTTGGAGTCGGCAAGATGTTCAAATCTGGTGGGGAGCCCTGTCTTTTCTGCCTGAATGCATCAGACCTGTCGGAAATATGGAAGTACACTGCAAACGGCATCATCCAGTCTTCGCCCACAGTGTCCACCTACTATGAGAATTCAACAGGGGACATTTACATCTACTTTACAACAAATGTCAAAAACGGAACGGTGTACTGTCTGAGGGACAATGCAAGTAACACCGATGCCATGGAGGTCTGGCACTGGACTCCTCCTGAGAGTATGCAGCAATATGTTCTTGGTGGGGCTGTAATTAAGCAGGGATATCTATTTTTTGGAAACAATGAGTGGAAAGGAGTAGCGGGTTGTACTTTCGCCCTCAAAAGAAGCGATTTCGGTCCTGTTGTTGCAGACTTTTCCGCTGAAAACACCTTCGGAAAGGCCCCGCTCAACGTATCGTTCACTGATGAATCCACAGGCTATGGTATAAACGAGTGGCTCTGGGACTTCGGGGACAATACCACTTCGAATGAGACGAACCCCTATCATATCTACGAAAAGAACGGCTTATATACGGTAAGCCTCACTGTTACGGGTTCTGGCGAGTCCAACACCTCCACAAGAACAGGACTTGTCAATGTCACGGATCAGATAACTCCGGTAGCGGACTTTTCATATAGTGTTTCCGGCACTCAAAGTCCCGTTTCAGTTGAATTCACCGATACCTCTGATAACATCAACTCTGCGACCACCTGGTCCTGGGACTTTGGGGACAATACGACCTCAAACCTTCAGAATCCTACCCATCAGTATGCCGAAGAGGGCACGTACAGCGTAACCTTCACCGTTTCGAGCCAGTACGAAAATAATACTGTTAAAAAATCCGGTATTATAGTAGTCGAGCCCTGGAATGTTCCCGAATGGGCTACAAACGATTCCTGGCCGCAGTTCCAGAAAGATGCACAGCACAGTGGCTTTTCCGAAGGATCTGCCCCGTCAACAGCCACCAGACTCTGGGTAAGTGACGACATCGGTGCTGTCAGAAGTTCTTCGGTTGCAGTAGCAGGGGGCAGGATCTTTGTAAACTGCAATGACAACGATACCGGAATATCTGTTATCCGCAGTCTCAGCCAGCAGACAGGTGCCATCCTTGCCGACCACGGGAAAGCGGATGGCGGTGGTTTTTATGGTTCCTGGTCTTCACCTGTTTATGACGACGGGAAAGTGTGGTGTGGCCTGAACAACTACCCCGAAGGTACCACCTACAACTCGGTAAACGGGGGCACGATGGTTGCAGACGGGAAGGTATTCTCATCTAACTGGAACGGTAACCAGTATTTCTGCTTCGAGGAGTCCACCGGAGAAGAATTATGGAATTTCAGTGCACCTGTTTCATCTTATGCACAGTCATGTCCCGCGTATAAAGACGGCAAAATTTATGTTCTCTATTGGCATGGCTTCAGTGGTGACGGTGAAAATTTGGTCTACTGCCTCAATGCGAGTACCGGAGAGGCGATCTGGAAACATGCCAATATAAGCAGCAACCCCTGCGGATCTCCGATGATATCCGATGATGCTGTCTACTTTACGACCTATAACCCGGAAGGAGAAAGTGCACAGCTTTATGCACTGAGTATCACTGACGGTTCAGTATTGTGGTCCAACACCTCTATCACAGGTACAGATTCGACCCCGGCCTATGCTTATGGGAATATATATGTAAGCAGTGGCTATTCTCGTTATATCACATATTGCTTCAATGCCACAACTGGAGAGCCGGTCTGGGAGACAGATCCCGAAGACAATATCGGGTTTTGGACCTGCTCGCCTGCGGTTGCCGACGGCAAGGTTTACGTAGGGACTGGAGGTTCCGGGATCGTCTGCCTTGATGCCTCCACCGGAGAGCTAATCTGGCAGGACGAAGGGGGTGGCAGTACACCTGCAATCGTCGATGGAGTTGTATACTCAGTCGGTAAAGACGGCAAGGTCTATGCATACTCTTCAAGTCAGTCCGTCGCTGATTTCACAGCCAATCCAATTTCTGGTGAAGCTCCCCTGACTGTTAATTTCACCGACCAGTCCAATGGTGCTGAAAGCTGGGCCTGGGATTTTGACAGCGACGGAAACGTGGATTCCACCGAGCAAAACCCGGTCCATACTTACACTGCTGCAGGTAATTACACCGTGAACCTCACAGTTACAAACGCGGAGGGAAGCGATTCCGAGGTGAAGACTGAGTATATCACGGTTGAGGAAGCTTCTTCAGGGAGCCAGAACGGGTCATCAAGTGTGTCCCTGAATGTCACCATTGTCCCGGTGATTTCCCTTGAGGTCTCCCCTTCAGCCCTTGAATTTGGGGAACTGTACCCTGGAAAAACCAGTGAGCTCCAGTACCTAACTCTCAAAAACAGAGGAAGCTGCGACGTAAATGTTACAGCCGTAGTCTGTGACTCCTCTGCCGGAGATGAGCTTTTCAGCCAGGGATTGCTGCTGGACTCTCAGCTATGGAATAATTACTGGAAAGTAGTAGGAGGGAACAGTCAGGAAAACACTTCAGTAGCTCTGCAGGTTCCGGCTGATTATGCCGGTTCAGGAAACAAAAAAGGGACAATAACCTTCTGGGCGGAGGCAGCCAAATAA
- a CDS encoding DUF4430 domain-containing protein encodes MKNKITGVVIIAFLSAIMIGTVAAQPAEIFNGTVTLEDGTFTFIPSNNLSGSYQVEVQTDHGALEAASNDETSGFTYNASDEYYEDYGSFYLTDINGVEDDPVASTSWFIYINDELAPLGLSQNVIEDEDQVTFLYSPYEITENWEIVVDTANASYIVDIGVEVEDALTSIEDLQEHIDSLAAPPLTKCILIASLDSVIYSLENGRDQIAIFKLQCFKNIVQRQEYRGNLSHEEAEYIIDEADHIIELIQ; translated from the coding sequence ATGAAGAATAAAATAACAGGTGTAGTCATAATTGCATTCCTCAGTGCAATAATGATTGGTACAGTAGCAGCACAACCTGCTGAAATCTTTAATGGAACTGTCACGTTGGAAGACGGTACGTTTACCTTCATTCCGTCAAACAATCTTTCCGGCAGTTATCAGGTAGAGGTTCAGACAGACCATGGTGCACTCGAAGCGGCTTCAAATGATGAAACCAGTGGATTCACATATAATGCATCTGATGAGTACTATGAGGACTACGGCTCTTTTTACCTTACCGATATTAACGGAGTCGAAGACGATCCTGTAGCAAGCACATCATGGTTCATCTACATAAATGATGAGCTTGCCCCACTGGGCCTCAGCCAGAACGTAATTGAGGATGAAGATCAGGTGACATTCCTGTATTCTCCTTATGAAATCACAGAGAACTGGGAAATCGTTGTAGACACAGCAAATGCATCATACATTGTTGATATCGGAGTGGAAGTCGAAGATGCATTAACATCTATTGAAGACCTCCAAGAACACATTGATAGTCTTGCCGCTCCTCCTCTAACAAAATGTATTCTCATAGCAAGCCTTGACAGTGTAATTTACTCACTGGAAAATGGCCGGGATCAGATAGCCATTTTTAAGCTCCAGTGCTTTAAGAATATTGTCCAGAGGCAGGAATATCGGGGCAATCTTTCTCACGAAGAAGCGGAGTACATTATTGATGAAGCAGACCACATAATTGAACTGATACAGTAA